In a genomic window of Sus scrofa isolate TJ Tabasco breed Duroc chromosome 4, Sscrofa11.1, whole genome shotgun sequence:
- the HAX1 gene encoding HCLS1-associated protein X-1 isoform X1, producing the protein MSLFDLFRGFFGFSRPRSHRDPFFGGMTRDEDEDDEEEEATWSQGSSRFEGPQPPEEFGFGFSFSPGGGMRFHDNFGFDDLVRDFNSIFSEMGAWTLPSRPPGVWMSLGENLWFLMGRWVKKRSLQRVVGGWEERKWMISRFKRAQDLSLPPPASTCHLSAELPGPEIETPGERRQEGQTLRDSMLKYPDSHQPRIFGGGLESDAKTESPKPVPDWDSQRPFHRFDDMWPVTPSSRAREDNDLDSQVSQEGLGPVLQPQPKSYFKSISVTKITKPDGTVEERRTVVDSEGRKETTVTHQEAGDSPRDGPESATPPSLDDAFSILDLFLGRWFRPR; encoded by the exons ATGAGCCTCTTTGATCTCTTTCGGGGATTTTTCGGCTTTTCTAGACCTCGGAG CCACAGAGATCCCTTTTTTGGAGGGATGACTCGCGACgaagatgaagatgatgaagaggaagaagCCACATGGAGCCAGGGGAGCTCGAGGTTTGAAGGTCCCCAGCCTCCCGAGGAATTTGGCTTTGGCTTCAGCTTCAGCCCAGGAGGAGGAATGCGTTTCCACGATAATTTTGGCTTCGATGACTTAGTACGGGATTTCAATAGTATCTTCAGCGAGATGGGGGCCTGGACCTTGCCTTCCCGTCCTCCTGGTGTGTGGATGTCCCTGGGGGAGAACCTGTGGTTTCTGATGGGTCGATGGGTGAAAAAAAGGAGCCTACAGAGAGTAGttggggggtgggaagagagaaaatggatGATTTCAAGATTTAAAAGAGCCCAAGAtctttccctcccacctccagcaTCCACCTGCCACCTTTCTGCAGAACTTCCAGGTCCTGAGATAGAGACACCTGGTGAGAGACGGCAGGAAGGACAGACACTTCGGGACTCAATGCTTAAGTATCCAGATAGTCACCAGCCCAGGATCTTTGGTGGGGGCCTGGAGAGTGATGCAAAAACTGAATCCCCCAAACCAGTACCAGACTGGGATTCCCAGAGACCTTTTCATAGG TTTGATGATATGTGGCCTGTGACCCCCAGTTCTAGAGCCAGAGAGGATAATG ATCTTGATTCCCAGGTTTCCCAGGAGGGCCTTGGCCCAGTTCTGCAACCCCAGCCCAAATCCTATTTCAAGAGCATCTCTGTGACCAAGATCACTAAGCCAGATGGG ACAGTAGAGGAGCGCCGGACTGTGGTGGACAGTGAGGGCCGGAAAGAGACCACAGTAACCCATCAAGAGGCAGGTGACAGTCCTAGAGATG GTCCAGAATCAGCAACACCTCCATCCCTGGATGATGCCTTTTCCATCCTGGATTTGTTCCTAGGACGTTGGTTCCGGCCCCGGTAG
- the HAX1 gene encoding HCLS1-associated protein X-1 isoform X2 — protein MSLFDLFRGFFGFSRPRSHRDPFFGGMTRDEDEDDEEEEATWSQGSSRFEGPQPPEEFGFGFSFSPGGGMRFHDNFGFDDLVRDFNSIFSEMGAWTLPSRPPASTCHLSAELPGPEIETPGERRQEGQTLRDSMLKYPDSHQPRIFGGGLESDAKTESPKPVPDWDSQRPFHRFDDMWPVTPSSRAREDNDLDSQVSQEGLGPVLQPQPKSYFKSISVTKITKPDGTVEERRTVVDSEGRKETTVTHQEAGDSPRDGPESATPPSLDDAFSILDLFLGRWFRPR, from the exons ATGAGCCTCTTTGATCTCTTTCGGGGATTTTTCGGCTTTTCTAGACCTCGGAG CCACAGAGATCCCTTTTTTGGAGGGATGACTCGCGACgaagatgaagatgatgaagaggaagaagCCACATGGAGCCAGGGGAGCTCGAGGTTTGAAGGTCCCCAGCCTCCCGAGGAATTTGGCTTTGGCTTCAGCTTCAGCCCAGGAGGAGGAATGCGTTTCCACGATAATTTTGGCTTCGATGACTTAGTACGGGATTTCAATAGTATCTTCAGCGAGATGGGGGCCTGGACCTTGCCTTCCCGTCCTCCTG caTCCACCTGCCACCTTTCTGCAGAACTTCCAGGTCCTGAGATAGAGACACCTGGTGAGAGACGGCAGGAAGGACAGACACTTCGGGACTCAATGCTTAAGTATCCAGATAGTCACCAGCCCAGGATCTTTGGTGGGGGCCTGGAGAGTGATGCAAAAACTGAATCCCCCAAACCAGTACCAGACTGGGATTCCCAGAGACCTTTTCATAGG TTTGATGATATGTGGCCTGTGACCCCCAGTTCTAGAGCCAGAGAGGATAATG ATCTTGATTCCCAGGTTTCCCAGGAGGGCCTTGGCCCAGTTCTGCAACCCCAGCCCAAATCCTATTTCAAGAGCATCTCTGTGACCAAGATCACTAAGCCAGATGGG ACAGTAGAGGAGCGCCGGACTGTGGTGGACAGTGAGGGCCGGAAAGAGACCACAGTAACCCATCAAGAGGCAGGTGACAGTCCTAGAGATG GTCCAGAATCAGCAACACCTCCATCCCTGGATGATGCCTTTTCCATCCTGGATTTGTTCCTAGGACGTTGGTTCCGGCCCCGGTAG
- the HAX1 gene encoding HCLS1-associated protein X-1 isoform X3 produces the protein MSLFDLFRGFFGFSRPRSHRDPFFGGMTRDEDEDDEEEEATWSQGSSRFEGPQPPEEFGFGFSFSPGGGMRFHDNFGFDDLVRDFNSIFSEMGAWTLPSRPPELPGPEIETPGERRQEGQTLRDSMLKYPDSHQPRIFGGGLESDAKTESPKPVPDWDSQRPFHRFDDMWPVTPSSRAREDNDLDSQVSQEGLGPVLQPQPKSYFKSISVTKITKPDGTVEERRTVVDSEGRKETTVTHQEAGDSPRDGPESATPPSLDDAFSILDLFLGRWFRPR, from the exons ATGAGCCTCTTTGATCTCTTTCGGGGATTTTTCGGCTTTTCTAGACCTCGGAG CCACAGAGATCCCTTTTTTGGAGGGATGACTCGCGACgaagatgaagatgatgaagaggaagaagCCACATGGAGCCAGGGGAGCTCGAGGTTTGAAGGTCCCCAGCCTCCCGAGGAATTTGGCTTTGGCTTCAGCTTCAGCCCAGGAGGAGGAATGCGTTTCCACGATAATTTTGGCTTCGATGACTTAGTACGGGATTTCAATAGTATCTTCAGCGAGATGGGGGCCTGGACCTTGCCTTCCCGTCCTCCTG AACTTCCAGGTCCTGAGATAGAGACACCTGGTGAGAGACGGCAGGAAGGACAGACACTTCGGGACTCAATGCTTAAGTATCCAGATAGTCACCAGCCCAGGATCTTTGGTGGGGGCCTGGAGAGTGATGCAAAAACTGAATCCCCCAAACCAGTACCAGACTGGGATTCCCAGAGACCTTTTCATAGG TTTGATGATATGTGGCCTGTGACCCCCAGTTCTAGAGCCAGAGAGGATAATG ATCTTGATTCCCAGGTTTCCCAGGAGGGCCTTGGCCCAGTTCTGCAACCCCAGCCCAAATCCTATTTCAAGAGCATCTCTGTGACCAAGATCACTAAGCCAGATGGG ACAGTAGAGGAGCGCCGGACTGTGGTGGACAGTGAGGGCCGGAAAGAGACCACAGTAACCCATCAAGAGGCAGGTGACAGTCCTAGAGATG GTCCAGAATCAGCAACACCTCCATCCCTGGATGATGCCTTTTCCATCCTGGATTTGTTCCTAGGACGTTGGTTCCGGCCCCGGTAG